The Streptococcus sp. S5 genome contains a region encoding:
- the rplO gene encoding 50S ribosomal protein L15, translating into MKLHELQPATGSRKVRNRVGRGTSSGNGKTSGRGQKGQKARSGGGVRLGFEGGQTPLFRRLPKRGFTNINAKEYAIVNLDQLNAFEDGAEVTPVVLVESGIVKAEKSGIKILGNGELTKKLTVKAAKFSKSAEEAITAKGGSVEVI; encoded by the coding sequence ATGAAACTTCATGAATTACAACCTGCTACAGGTTCACGTAAAGTCCGCAACCGTGTTGGTCGTGGTACTTCATCTGGTAATGGTAAAACTTCTGGCCGTGGTCAAAAAGGTCAAAAAGCTCGTAGCGGTGGCGGTGTACGTCTTGGTTTTGAAGGTGGACAAACTCCATTGTTCCGTCGTCTTCCAAAACGTGGATTTACAAACATCAACGCTAAAGAATATGCTATTGTGAACCTTGATCAATTGAACGCCTTTGAAGATGGTGCTGAAGTAACTCCAGTAGTACTTGTAGAATCAGGAATTGTAAAAGCTGAAAAATCAGGTATCAAAATTCTTGGTAACGGAGAATTGACTAAGAAGTTGACTGTTAAAGCAGCTAAATTCTCTAAATCAGCTGAAGAAGCTATCACTGCTAAAGGTGGTTCAGTTGAAGTCATCTAA
- the rpsE gene encoding 30S ribosomal protein S5, which translates to MAFKDNAVELEERVVAINRVTKVVKGGRRLRFAALVVVGDRNGRVGFGTGKAQEVPEAIRKAVEDAKKNLIEVPMVGTTIPHEVTSVFGGARVLLKPAIEGAGVAAGGAVRAVVELAGIADVTSKSLGSNTPINIVRATVNGLAQLKRADEVAALRGISVSDLA; encoded by the coding sequence ATGGCATTTAAAGATAATGCAGTTGAACTTGAAGAACGCGTAGTTGCCATCAACCGTGTAACAAAAGTTGTTAAAGGTGGACGTCGTCTTCGTTTTGCAGCTCTTGTAGTTGTTGGTGACCGTAATGGCCGTGTTGGATTTGGTACTGGTAAAGCTCAAGAAGTTCCAGAAGCAATCCGTAAGGCTGTTGAAGATGCTAAGAAAAACTTGATCGAAGTTCCTATGGTTGGAACAACAATTCCACATGAAGTAACATCAGTATTTGGTGGAGCTCGTGTATTGTTGAAACCAGCTATCGAAGGGGCTGGGGTTGCTGCAGGTGGAGCAGTTCGTGCCGTTGTCGAATTGGCAGGTATTGCAGATGTTACATCTAAATCACTTGGATCAAACACTCCAATCAACATCGTTCGTGCAACTGTTAACGGTTTGGCACAATTGAAACGCGCTGATGAAGTTGCTGCTCTTCGTGGTATTTCAGTTTCTGACTTGGCTTAA
- the rplF gene encoding 50S ribosomal protein L6, whose protein sequence is MSRIGNKVIVLPAGVEITNNDNVVTVKGPKGELTREFSKDIEIRVEGTEVTLHRPNDSKEMKTIHGTTRALLNNMVTGVSEGFKKELEMRGVGYRAQLQGSKLVLAVGKSHPDEVEAPEGITFELPNPTTIVVSGISKEVVGQTAAYVRSLRSPEPYKGKGIRYVGEYVRRKEGKTGK, encoded by the coding sequence ATGTCACGTATTGGTAATAAAGTTATCGTGTTGCCTGCTGGTGTTGAAATCACTAACAATGACAACGTTGTAACTGTAAAAGGACCTAAAGGAGAACTTACTCGTGAGTTCTCAAAAGATATTGAAATCCGTGTGGAAGGTACTGAAGTAACACTTCACCGTCCAAACGATTCAAAAGAAATGAAAACAATCCACGGAACAACTCGTGCCCTTTTGAACAACATGGTTACTGGTGTATCAGAAGGATTCAAGAAAGAACTTGAAATGCGCGGGGTTGGATACCGTGCACAACTTCAAGGATCAAAACTTGTTTTGGCTGTTGGTAAATCACACCCAGACGAAGTTGAAGCTCCAGAAGGAATTACTTTTGAACTCCCAAACCCAACAACAATCGTTGTTAGCGGAATTTCAAAAGAAGTAGTTGGTCAAACAGCTGCTTATGTACGTAGCCTTCGTTCACCTGAACCATACAAAGGTAAAGGGATCCGTTATGTTGGTGAATACGTTCGCCGCAAAGAAGGTAAAACAGGTAAATAA
- the rplR gene encoding 50S ribosomal protein L18: MISKPDKNKIRQKRHRRVRGKLSGTADRPRLNVFRSNTGIYAQVIDDVAGVTLASASTLDKEVSKGTKTEQAVVVGKLVAERAVAKGISEVVFDRGGYLYHGRVKALADAARENGLKF; the protein is encoded by the coding sequence GTGATTTCGAAACCAGATAAAAACAAAATCCGTCAAAAACGCCACCGTCGCGTTCGCGGAAAACTCTCTGGAACTGCTGATCGCCCACGTTTGAACGTATTCCGTTCTAATACAGGCATCTACGCTCAAGTAATTGATGACGTAGCGGGTGTAACGCTCGCAAGCGCTTCAACTCTTGACAAAGAAGTTTCAAAAGGAACTAAAACTGAACAAGCCGTTGTTGTCGGCAAACTTGTTGCTGAACGTGCAGTTGCTAAAGGTATTTCTGAAGTGGTGTTCGACCGCGGTGGATATCTATATCACGGACGTGTTAAAGCTTTGGCTGATGCAGCTCGTGAAAACGGATTGAAATTCTAA
- a CDS encoding adenylate kinase yields the protein MNLLIMGLPGAGKGTQAAKIVEEFHVAHISTGDMFRAAMANQTEMGVLAKSYIDKGELVPDEVTNGIVKERLAQDDIKETGFLLDGYPRTIEQAHALDKTLAELGIELEGVINIEVDPSCLLERLSGRIIHRETGETFHKVFNPPVDYKEEDFYQREDDKPETVKRRLDVNIAQGEPIIEFYRSKGLVHDIQGNQDINDVFSDIEKVLANLK from the coding sequence ATGAATCTTTTAATTATGGGGTTGCCTGGAGCAGGTAAAGGAACTCAAGCAGCTAAAATCGTTGAAGAGTTTCACGTAGCGCACATCTCCACTGGAGATATGTTCCGCGCAGCGATGGCTAACCAAACTGAAATGGGTGTGCTTGCAAAATCATACATTGATAAAGGTGAGTTGGTACCAGATGAAGTAACCAATGGAATTGTGAAAGAACGCCTTGCTCAAGATGATATTAAAGAAACAGGTTTCCTTTTGGATGGCTATCCACGTACAATTGAACAAGCTCATGCCTTGGACAAAACATTGGCTGAACTTGGAATTGAACTTGAAGGTGTTATTAACATCGAAGTAGATCCATCATGCCTACTTGAACGTTTGAGTGGTCGTATCATTCACCGTGAAACTGGCGAAACTTTCCATAAAGTATTCAACCCACCAGTTGATTACAAAGAGGAAGATTTCTACCAACGTGAAGATGACAAACCAGAAACGGTTAAACGTCGTTTGGACGTCAATATTGCACAAGGAGAACCAATCATTGAATTTTATCGTTCAAAAGGACTCGTACATGATATCCAAGGAAACCAAGATATCAATGATGTATTTTCAGACATTGAAAAAGTCTTGGCAAATTTGAAATAA
- a CDS encoding type Z 30S ribosomal protein S14 → MAKKSMIAKNKRPAKFSTQAYTRCERCGRPHSVYRKFKLCRVCFRELAYKGQIPGVTKASW, encoded by the coding sequence ATGGCTAAAAAATCTATGATTGCTAAGAACAAACGCCCAGCGAAGTTCTCTACTCAAGCATACACTCGCTGTGAACGTTGTGGACGTCCACACTCAGTTTACCGCAAGTTTAAACTTTGCCGTGTTTGCTTCCGTGAATTGGCATATAAAGGTCAAATCCCAGGTGTCACAAAAGCATCTTGGTAA
- the infA gene encoding translation initiation factor IF-1, with protein MAKDDVIEVEGKVVDTMPNAMFTVELENGHQILATVSGKIRKNYIRILAGDRVTVEMSPYDLTRGRITYRFK; from the coding sequence GTGGCAAAAGACGATGTGATTGAAGTAGAAGGCAAAGTAGTTGATACTATGCCGAATGCTATGTTTACGGTTGAACTTGAAAATGGACATCAGATTTTAGCAACAGTTTCTGGTAAAATTCGTAAAAACTATATTCGTATTTTAGCGGGAGATCGTGTTACAGTGGAGATGAGTCCGTACGATTTGACACGTGGACGTATCACATACCGCTTTAAATAA
- the rpsH gene encoding 30S ribosomal protein S8 — protein sequence MVMTDPIADFLTRIRNANQAKHEVLEVPASNIKKGIAEILKREGFVKNVEFIEDDKQGIIRVFLKYGQNGEKVITNLKRVSKPGLRVYKKREDLPKVLNGLGIAILSTSEGLLTDKEARQKNVGGEVIAYVW from the coding sequence ATGGTTATGACTGACCCAATCGCAGACTTCCTTACACGTATTCGTAACGCTAACCAAGCAAAACACGAAGTACTTGAAGTACCTGCATCAAACATCAAAAAAGGGATTGCTGAAATCCTTAAACGCGAAGGTTTTGTAAAAAACGTTGAATTCATCGAAGATGACAAACAAGGCATCATCCGTGTATTCTTGAAATACGGACAAAACGGTGAAAAAGTTATCACAAACTTGAAACGTGTATCAAAACCAGGTTTGCGTGTTTACAAAAAACGTGAAGATCTTCCAAAAGTTCTTAACGGACTTGGAATTGCTATCCTTTCAACTTCTGAAGGTTTGCTTACTGATAAAGAAGCACGCCAAAAGAACGTTGGTGGGGAAGTTATCGCTTACGTTTGGTAA
- the secY gene encoding preprotein translocase subunit SecY — protein sequence MFFKLLKDAFKVKQVRSKILFTIFIILVFRIGTTITVPGVNAKILNNLQDVSFLNMLSLVSGNAMRNFSVFALGVSPYITASIVVQLLQMDLLPKFVEWGKQGEVGRRKLNQATRYISLVLAFVQSIGITATFHTLSQAKLVATPNAKTYLLIGAILTTGSMIVTWLGEQITDKGYGNGVSMIIFAGIVSSIPEMIKEIYENAFVNVRSGQMTNSLIFVGVLILAVLVIVYFTTFVEQAQYKIPIQYTKIAQGAPSSSYLPLKVNPAGVIPVIFASSITAAPAAIFQVISAMGYNAGWVKTAQAMLATNTPTGVAMYALLIILFTFFYTFVQINPEKTAENLQKSGAYIPGVRPGKGTEEFMSRLLRRLASVGSVFLGFITIIPILARDLFGLTDAVALGGTSLLIIISTGIEGMKQLEGYLLKRKYVGFMDTTTE from the coding sequence ATGTTTTTTAAATTATTAAAAGATGCATTTAAGGTGAAACAAGTACGGTCGAAGATTTTATTTACGATCTTCATCATTCTTGTTTTCCGCATTGGGACCACGATTACAGTGCCTGGTGTAAATGCGAAAATTCTGAACAACCTTCAAGATGTGTCCTTCTTGAACATGCTCAGTTTGGTTTCTGGGAATGCCATGAGGAACTTCTCAGTTTTCGCATTAGGGGTTAGCCCATACATCACAGCTTCGATCGTCGTACAACTTTTGCAAATGGATCTGTTACCTAAGTTTGTTGAATGGGGCAAACAAGGGGAAGTTGGTCGAAGAAAGCTCAACCAAGCAACACGCTATATTTCTTTGGTTCTAGCCTTTGTTCAATCCATCGGGATTACAGCCACCTTCCACACTTTGTCTCAGGCGAAATTAGTCGCTACTCCAAATGCCAAAACTTATCTGTTAATCGGTGCGATTCTGACGACCGGTTCCATGATTGTGACTTGGCTTGGAGAACAAATCACAGATAAAGGCTACGGTAATGGTGTTTCAATGATTATCTTTGCAGGGATTGTGTCATCAATTCCTGAGATGATTAAAGAAATCTATGAAAATGCATTTGTGAATGTTCGTTCTGGTCAAATGACCAATTCCCTCATTTTTGTTGGGGTATTAATCCTTGCTGTCTTGGTTATTGTTTACTTTACAACCTTTGTAGAGCAAGCACAATACAAGATTCCAATCCAATATACAAAGATTGCACAAGGAGCTCCGTCAAGTTCTTACCTTCCTTTGAAAGTAAACCCAGCAGGGGTTATTCCTGTCATCTTCGCTAGTTCGATTACAGCAGCGCCTGCTGCGATTTTCCAAGTGATTAGCGCTATGGGTTACAATGCAGGATGGGTGAAAACAGCTCAAGCCATGTTGGCTACAAACACACCAACTGGTGTGGCAATGTATGCCTTATTGATCATTCTCTTCACCTTCTTCTACACGTTTGTTCAGATCAATCCTGAAAAAACGGCAGAAAACCTTCAAAAGAGTGGTGCCTATATCCCAGGCGTACGCCCTGGTAAGGGGACAGAAGAGTTTATGTCTCGTTTGCTACGTCGTTTAGCAAGTGTCGGATCAGTATTCCTTGGCTTTATTACCATCATTCCAATCCTAGCTCGAGATTTATTTGGTTTGACAGATGCAGTTGCTCTTGGAGGAACTAGTTTGTTAATCATTATTTCAACAGGTATTGAGGGAATGAAACAATTAGAAGGCTACTTATTAAAACGTAAGTATGTCGGATTTATGGACACAACAACAGAATAG
- the rpmD gene encoding 50S ribosomal protein L30 — protein MAQIKITLTKSPIGRIPSQRKTVVALGLGKLNSSVIKEDNPAVRGMITAVSHLVTVEEVK, from the coding sequence ATGGCTCAAATTAAAATTACTTTGACTAAGTCTCCAATCGGACGCATCCCGTCACAACGTAAAACTGTTGTAGCACTTGGACTTGGCAAATTGAACAGCTCTGTTATTAAAGAAGATAACCCAGCAGTACGTGGTATGATCACTGCTGTATCTCACTTAGTAACAGTTGAAGAAGTAAAATAA